TAGGGCTACTTGATTTATTTTCTTTAATATTGCATCAGATTTGAACTATTTCATAACCTCCCGCCCAATgaaaacttcttcttcttcttcttctctactGTCAGCTGTTGCTCAGACCACAAAGGCCACCATTTTGACAATAACTACCAGTTGCAGGACAATTGGAGCGCTTGATTTAATTGGATGCCAAAGCTCCGACAAAACAAGTTGGGCCACGTAGAGGCCAATGCAGGCTAACATGCTATGAGCCTCCAACGACCAAAATGGCCGTAGCGCTAGGAGGGAGCGAAAACCATCAAGTGTGCTCGAGGAGTCGTGCTCCCTTAAAAAAATTGTGCTCATAACAACAATATCCCAAAAGGAAACCTCAAATATTAATTTATCAAGCTCATCTCCAGGTTCAGATATCGTGAAAATCCCAATTCATTTTTTTGAGACAGAAAATCCCAATTCATTTTTTTGAGACAGAAAATCCCAATTCATTTGTGAGGTATGTGACAGTTTCGTGTGCCGGGATTACCCTAGCCGACCTAGACTCGGCCCAACATGAATCGTTGCATCCCACGACCCGTTACTCAGCCCCTGGCATCACCAGGACACACGTCTACTTGGCGGTCAAGTCAAGGAGTTTGGCGATCGCAAAAGATCCTCGATCAGTAGCAACCGACCTACAACCTTGTAAATCCTATCTTGGTCCCCATATATACGCAAGGCTAGGGCTAGATCATAGATCATCAAATCCCTCCATACACCTATGTGATCCTTGTGATCTCACCCACTGTACGCCATACCATTAATCTCATATGAGGCTACCTCCATTAATACAtccaagcaggagtagagttttagcTTCACCGTGACAGTCTAAACCTGGGTAATCCTCTCGTGTGGATCCCCTTGCTACTTCTGGCTATCGAGGTTACTGCCGGTATGACGAACGGACACTATGCAAGAATAACAAATTCAAACATATTTTCATAAGTTTAATTATTTCCAACTCCCCAGTTTTCTTTTCTGAAGTAGatcacaaataaataaataaattatatttCCTCCGATCGAAACTAATTGTTGCAACTTTTGTACAATATTCAGCTTTAGACAACTCTAAAGTTGTACTAAAACTCCCCGGTTTTCTATGCACTATATTTTTGGATGGTTTTGAAAATTTTCAACtcggttttgattttttttttaaatatagACAACATGATTGGAGCAGAAGATCTACTCTTCATGAGGGAGGGGTAGAAGATTGCGTGTGTGAGAGAGAAGGTCGTGTGATGATTGATGAGTTGGCAACACGTGTATGAGTTGGGTGGTTTATAGGAGATGAAATATGGGCGACAGTCAGAATAAATCAACCGACTACGTACCTGAACAGGAGTTGAACTAAAATGTCAATTAGTTAGGTGCACGCGACGAACCGGAGCTGTACAAATATTCTGGCTTCCTCACTTGAGTATGACTTGGTAGCCAGGTAACACTGTATCAATGGAAGAGAACCTACGTCGTTTACCGTGCCTATATGCATACGCACGCACGCACGAATGCGATAGAAACTTTCTCCATCTTTTTCGCTGACAAAGGTGCTGAGCTAATCCGGATAATTAAGCAGCAACGTACGACTTGACCTAGTAATTCACGCATACCAGCTTCGTTAATGTACTGAGGTGTTGTGCATATGTAATTAATagattagagcatctacaaccggacctctcaaacccgGCTCATATGTCCGGACGGACCGTCCAGTCACTGTTCGGTCACGATTTTTTTATCCAGACGGGCTCCTTAAATAAGTCTCAAACGCCCGGGGTGACCGGaaccccccatatccagcccaaatatggggcggctATGGGGGCgtccgggcacgcccgccacgtcggacccgacagCCCAACCCCACCCCAGattgcaccaaatccaccaaacccttcctcctcctcccgccaccCTCCAACCATTCCCGCGCTCGGACCCTCGCCAGCCTCCACCCTTACTCCCAATCCTCACCTCCGGCCCCGATCCACCACCGGAGATGTCGTCCAGCCCGACCCACACCACTGCGACGAAGACGCAGTCCGTCTCGTCCGTCGGAAGCGTGATTTCATCGGTGGCAACTTGCAAGGAGGAGAACGTCGCTCGCAAGTTGCGGCGATGccgggagagagggaggcggcggcggcgcagggaggTTCGGACATGGTGGAGCAGTTGTCTCCTCTGCCGAGCCCGGATCCCCGCACCCCTTCCCTCCAAGTGCCTATGGGGATTACGCTGTCTGACCCCCTTGGGACACAGGATGATTCGAGCGCCGGCTAGGCCATTCTAGAGAGCTTTCCGCCCACGCAGATGCCGACGGTCGACGTGTGTGACTCGCCGCAGCTCGTTCGGGCGCGGATGAGCACAGGCTCCGGCAGTGCCCGGGCTGCCCTCAACATGTTCGACGGAATGACCGAACAAGAGTCGGTGCGTTTTCTTTGCGCTTGTCCGGTCATATTTTAGCATAGACCACTAGTTCATTTCGCTCATGATGAATGCTTGCAAATCTTAATCATGTAGGAGGCGTTCTTGTCGAACATGATCAATGACAATGAAGAACTGAGGCCATCCGTCTGGAGCAGGACGCATTCCGCTCGGAGCAGGCGCCCAGCCAGTGATCCGAGGCCATCCATCACGCTCGAACATTGATTTCATTTTTCCATGTCCGAtttgttgaactatgatttgctttgctttgtttCAAACTTTGGCATTCGGACAGTTCGTATCgaatgatcgacgtgcatggattgCATGGATTTGAGGATCGAAATTTACGGTATGTGGATGTGCGGCGCAACATTTGAGAGGTGCCCGGTCAGTACCTGCGGACGCGTCCGCGGGCGTAAGAGGGGGCCGGATGAAAAAAATTAAGCACTCCCTCTGTAAACGATTATCATACGATTTTTATCACGCTGAGTAGTGATCTAACGCATCTTATAATAATTTACAGTGAATAGATTATAATTAAACATGATATAATTCGAACCTGCAATGCGTACCTACCTATCGGCTCGGTGGGTTTGCCCATCCATACGTGGCGCCACGGTATCCTGCAATGCTTTTGATCTTCTGTCAGATTGCATGCATCATCAACTATAACAACGGAAGAAAATAGGCGATCTAATTTAGTCAAATATATTTGGAGGGAAGAGATAGAATAAACTTTTTCGAGCGATGTTATGAATCGCCATGTTGGAAACTTGTCCCAATGCCCATACTGTACACATGGTGCGGAGGACTTAGCCCATATGTTGTTTAAGTGTGTAAGGGCGCAAGCAGTTTGGGAAGCTTTGGGAATCGCAGCTGATATTAACTTTGCTTCATTGACTGATCGAGCAGGTTCAGCAGTCTTGGAGTTCATTTTATGTGATGATTCTTATCGGGGACAATATTCTGGATTGGTCGAGCTACCAGAGCTCATATCAACAGTTTTGTTGGTTCTTATGGTGGTAAAGAAGACAATTCGTGTGAAGGGAAGAAATATTGACTTCAGAACGAACAACGCCAGCGGTGGTTGCCCTAGCAACTAATTTCGTGCGCGGAGCACAAGCTAAATCTACACCCAAGATCAACAGGGTCTTGTGGTGCTGTCATCCGTGATCACCGGGGATCTTTCATGTCGGCGTCCACGGCGAGATTAGAACATGTAGTTGATGTGTTCACGGCAGAAGCGGCAACTCTGCTTGAAGGACTGAAGCTAGCAAGAGATACGGGATGCAATAACTTGGTGGTGAGATCGGATAATATCACGGTGGTGGATGCACTTAAATTCAATGGAGGTTACTCTATGGTGGCAGCGCCGGTTCTTGATGAATGTCGTAGTTATCTAGTAGATTTCGGGAGGTTTACTATTGAGCATTGTATTAGAGAGTCAAATTATGTAGCTCCTGAGCTGGCTAGATGGGGATGTGCTAATAATCCATCCCATTGGATTGATGCCCCGCCTGATTTCATTGTGAGTCTGCTAGCAGACGATATATCATTCCTTTGATTAATAAAGTAAGCTTTTTCGTTTAAAAAAACTTTTTCTAGCGAACTGGTACACAATTTTTTATGCAAGTTCATTTTTGACTTTTGACCGGGTACGAGGACAGACGTGGtaaaagtaaaaagtaaaatcaaAAGCGTGTCTGCTACCTTTCATCGCAGCATGCGTGACTGACTGCGGCCAGGAACACCTATTGATCATGTAAAAAAAAAATCTGTCTATTTGAACTGTCCAAatgacgtactccctccgtcccaaaattattgtcttagatttgtctagatacggatgtatctaatactaaaacgtgacttggtacatccgtatttagacaaatctaagacaaaaattttgggacagagggagtaatatctAACCAAAACAACATCACAATCTTTTGCAGGTCATCTTCCGGGCGTCTGGATGTATCCGTGCATGGGTGCTACTCAGGAGTATGGAGTCAAGGAGCTTCTAGCCTATGGGTGCAACCGGTGGGAGACGGTAGCGCGGGATACATACAACTGATTTGGATGGCAATCCAATAATAAGATAGAAGTTTAGTCATCTAGTCCTATTTTTGCCGGTTGTGACATTTTATTCCTTTCGTTTGAGTTTGTTTGCGAACATTTGTTGAACTTCCAGCATCGATGTTACTTTGTTTAataaaatggttgtgtgcatcacttAATGCAGAGACTGGGGGGCAattctccttttcgaaaaaaagaaCACCTATTGATCATGTCAAAAAAAAAGTAATATCCTTTTTTTAACACAAGAGTAAATATAAGTTATGTGTAATATCATCAGAATTTTTTCCAAATCTAAATACAATATTTATGGTATATAACATATACTCCATTCgacttcctctcgttttcctcccctaATCCTACACGGCTAGGGCAAACTCTCCCCTCCAAACTTCATTCGCGAGCCTGTGGATTCGTCTTCTCTATGCCCACCGCTCCAACGCCGAGTGGCAGGGAGGGGAATCCCGGTGCCTCCGTTTCAGTTATTTGGTGGTCTCCgaatcttgatgtaatttttattatgtttgatatgatttgtacttccggtgaacttttataatagatttGATGTTATTTGCAAAAAGGAAAAACGTATCCTCCATTGGTTTCTAACAATAAAAACTTATACTTCCTTGACCGCAAAATATAGCACATGTTACTTCAAACTCACATAGCAAGTCGATAAGAGGTGCCATTTAGGGTTCATGCATTGGTAATAGAGTTGTTGATCATAAATGCTTCTGTACGAATTGGCTTACTACGTCTTGTTTTCGTAATATGCCTTACAATATGGGGAAACTAAGATGAGCTATGTTTTatgacagagggagtattttgttAGTAAAATTCATGTTCAAAATTTGACCCCAAATACAAGGGTGCCTTACAAGCATGGGAGAAGGATGTATATCATTTTAATTAAAAAAATGGAGTCTACTCTACTATTAAATACTTTGTCTGTCTAAAACATACTACCTCCATCCCATATTAAGTGTCGCTTAAGTGGATGTATCTGTGACACATGGAGTAACATATTATGATAGAGTGTATCTTGATTCCATGACGAGGTTACCCAATGGGACTGGCATATGTAAAGAGAATTTCTAGACTTTCTCCTATAAATAACTTTATATATCACCTAATTAAACATAAGTCCCAATAGCTTGAAGTGTTTGGGAGGATTGCACCTAGTCCTTTCCGCTAAAACGAACTCTCAATGTTTTTTTCCTTTGATATTTCTTCCAACTATTTGCATATAAACAACATTTGACCTATACATGCATAACATGTTATTTCGGACTCCATGTTTGCAACAACATATTAGAACCACATTTCAAATTTAATGTTTTCAACATTTCTAAAATTCAAACACTATATAGGGTCCAAATGAAGTAAATAATCCAAAATAAGAAGATAAAAGCATGATAATTATCACAAGAATGAACTACCGCCAATGAAGCTCCCACAAGGGCTTGACATGGTCATTTTGGAGTTGGTCACAAGATCCCTAGTTCTTGATCTTTTGATGTACTTCAAGGAACTACTAGTACTACCACAGGCAAAGCACCGGCAAGCCCCCGTTGGGACGCCATGCATTGCAGCACCGTTACAGACCGTCTGCAGTTGATCCCCGCCTGCATCAATGACGACTACTGTGATGGGGTGGGTTGCAACATCACCGGATGTGGCAACCCCGACGGCTAGCCTGCAGCACTGCATCGCCCCACGGTGAGTTGGTCAATGTTGCGTAGCTCCTCACTGTGGCCTCGGATGGCAGCATGTGAAGCAAGCGGCGACCGCCTTGCGACATTGTTGATGTCTACGCCACTGGCGGCTACTACCCTCATGGCCCTGCGACCCTGCCGTCACCATGAGTAACATCGCCCCTTTGCAGCAACAGCTCGTCGTGACCATCGCCAAACAACATCGTCGCAGTGTAGCGATGATCCCCTCGTAGCAGCAGCATCTTCCTCAACCGAGGTTGGGAGAGGGTAGTGAAATAGGGGAGGTTCTGGGGGAGATAGGAAAGCAAGGTTGTAGACGGATTGGGAAGAGAGGAGAGCAAGATTTTCTCGATTCAAGGAAGATGACGACTCGATCGAGAAAAGGGTATAAGGTTTGCGGGGATGATCGTTGAGGGGATGAGCGATGAGTAGGGCCATAGGGACGCGTGTGGCGGCTGAGAAAAACATGGAATCGGTCATGGAAAATAAAATGTTTCCCTTTAATTAATTTATCTTACTTGCAACCTACACAACAATTATCGCGTCCCCGCAAATAAAAACAATTATCGCAGATTGTTTACAGATAACATAAACCATAGGCTCGGTCACTTTTCAACATTGTCAATGGGAAGCAAATAGGGTGGCGCATAAATTGGCGAGActcggttttgttttgttttgttttgggaTTCCAATCCTTCTATTTTATCATTCCTGATGCAACAAACAGAGTTTCTATTCTCAAGTTGAAAAAAAGTGCGCCAGTAAGCTTTGTCTATTTTTTTAGGGTCTTAAGCTTTCTCTATGTGAGCCCCTATTTGACGCTCAAATAGGCAGCACCACGCACAGTAGGCAGTCCGAGTGGGCTGGCCCATTGGGTGGCATCACATCGAGCAAGTCGCACTGCGTGGATTTGAACCGGCGAGTAGCCGGCTAGCCGCAGAAGCTGACTAGCGTGGTTGATTTTAGAGCAACGCAAACCTTAAAGAACCCATTATAGCCGTAGAATCGGACTGCTCTACTATAGCAAATCGGAATCAGTTACTGTCTAGTGAACATATCTTTCAACAAATTGAGAAACATTTTTTCTAAATGTATATTTCGAAAGGTGCGAAAATTTTCTGAATCTGTGAACAATTTTGCAAAGACAGAAACATTTTTTAATATCTTAACAAACTTTTAAAAAAAGCGcaatattatttttgaaaaaattgaACACCTTTTGAAGTTGTAATTTTTATGAAATTCCAAATAATTTTTGAATCCATGaagattttttgaatttgtgaacaaaaaattcAGAAttggaacatttttttgaaattcctgaacattttttaaacgtggatatttaattcatgaacatttttaaacgcaaacattttttgaatttgttaacaaattttgatttttttcaaaaaaattcctccTCATTTTTTCAAACGCAATTATTTTTGGAATTTCCGAACAAATTTTGGGaactgaaaaaataaaaataaaattaagaACTGAAAAGCAAACAGATGGTTtaggaaccttctggaaggttcccaaaactagtcaggaaccttccagaaggttcgcGCGctcagatgggccggcccattctatCGAAGAGCTCTACGTTTTTCGTCTTTGTCTAGCGATAGCTGTTTTTTGTGAGAAAATAAATTTACTCTTGTTCTTTTGGCGGTGACATGAGATTAGAGAGTTCTGTCCTGGCAGATCCGATTATTCAGATTTGTTGAGTTTATCTTGGTATGTTAAAAAGAATTGTTGGTATGATTCTTTGTGAAGTTGAAATCTTTCATGGGTAACATGGTGAAGATATTGTCATCCGACGGCCTGCATTTCTAGGGGATCATCCTCGGCCCACGTATGTTCATCGATCAAGGCTTCACATCTTTTTGGATGGGCGACTGGCGCTTTCAAGAACCATTATTGGCAATGTTTGTCCGGGTGAAAGAGTGGCAACATCGTTGCTCGAGTCCAATTGGAGCCTTTCTgaagtctttggagtatttcttTTAGCAGACATTGATACCGCGAATAAGGTGTTTCTAAAATATTTCAGtgtaattcttagtcataggagttacttTATATTTTTCTGGAGATCCAAATTCAATCAGTGCACCTGTAATTGTTGTGATTATGAACAAAATTACACGTGtttaagaagaaaaaaaggaaattcCCTCCTCTATCTAGAAAAATACTCACTCTATCTTACTTGCAATGCAACTGAGCTGGATTTGCAATTCGGAAGTACAGTGTTAAGTGAAAATGGCCCACATAAGAAAAAAGAGGAATCGCCGCCTAGTGTAACCCTAATGAGGCCATCCAAAAAAAAAACTAGTGAGGCCGCCAGAGTTCGACGCGATAGACGGCGAAGTCGGAGGCCTGGGTGGGGTCGCGCAGCAGCGGCCTGGTGACCCTGTCGACCTCGGCCACATCGAAGCCGTGCTCCCGCAGCACGTCCACGCAATCCTGCACGCCACACCGCACCTCGCTGGCCGCCCACCCCACCGTGCCGTCCCGCCACAGCCGGCGCAACGTGGCCGCCATCGCCGGCATCTCCTCCGGATCATAGAACACGTCGGACATGAGCACCACGTCCACGGGCAGGAGCTCGCAATCGGGCAGGTCGGCGTCCTCGCCCCAGCGCAGCTCCCGCACGTCGGCCTGCGCGGGCGTGAGACCGTTGACCTCGGCGTTGGCCCTGAGGCCCGGCAGGAGCGGCCCCACGTCTGTGAGCACGCAGCGCGCGGCGCCGAGGCACGCGACGGCCGCGATGCCCGGGAGGCCGGTGCCGGCGCCGAGCTCGAGAACGGTGGCGCCGTGGATCGTCCCGGGTCTGGCCGAGGCGAGGTGGGTGGCGAGGACGACGGCGGAGTCCCAGAGCCAGGAGCCGGTGAGCGCCCGCCCCGTGGCCGGGTCGTGCGCGCCGTCGGGCTCCACCACGGCCAGGGCACGCCCGGCCACGTCGACGTGCAGCACCGCATGCATCACGTGTGGCTTATCTGCTTGATCGCGTTGGGCTCCAGGTTTAGACAGGCGGTATCAGATCGCATGGCTTTATTAACCGAAAGCTTCCGAACGAATAGAAGGTTCAGGATAATGCCGGACCGCCGCTTGGCTGTCGATTTGGCTCGATCTATCCATACCTGACCTGGATGTGTCCGTGTTCCTTACAGACTGGATTTGTATGCCGTGTTCAATTCACAAGTCGGGGCCTCTTGCATTGTTATCTGTATaagcaaaaaaaggaaaaattgaaaaggatTAGATCTATTACTCGGGAGAGTACACAGGATCTCAAACCGAACGAACAAAATTGTCGCCAGAACGAGCGACCGACGCGACGTTGTCGCCGCTCTTCTATCGGACCcagcttgaacttgtcgataacaaTCGGGAAGTCTTTGTGCACGTGCCCTTAAGGACTTGTCGTCGTTGAACCTTTGCATAGATTTGAAGCACCTGGCACCAAATTTCACCacatgacgagaaaccctaacctcactgTCCTAAGGAGAAGGAGAAAATCTACGCCGGGGCTCCGTCGACTACATCCATACATGTGTTGGTGTTCTTCCCAACTATATACACTAGTAGGAAAatgggcttttaccccggtttgtaagggccttttgtcccggttctcgaaccgggactaaagggtcgttactaaagccctaaccctttagtcccggttcttacacgaaccgggacagaaggtcctccacgtggccgctgctgccagcccaggcaggggggcctttggtcccggttggtgccaccaaccgggaccaataggtagggccttttgtcccggttggtgtcaccaaccgggaccaataggcatccacgcgtcagcagctggcaggagctgaggt
This region of Triticum aestivum cultivar Chinese Spring chromosome 2D, IWGSC CS RefSeq v2.1, whole genome shotgun sequence genomic DNA includes:
- the LOC123050391 gene encoding methyltransferase-like protein 23, with the protein product MHAVLHVDVAGRALAVVEPDGAHDPATGRALTGSWLWDSAVVLATHLASARPGTIHGATVLELGAGTGLPGIAAVACLGAARCVLTDVGPLLPGLRANAEVNGLTPAQADVRELRWGEDADLPDCELLPVDVVLMSDVFYDPEEMPAMAATLRRLWRDGTVGWAASEVRCGVQDCVDVLREHGFDVAEVDRVTRPLLRDPTQASDFAVYRVELWRPH